From the genome of Arthrobacter alpinus, one region includes:
- a CDS encoding helix-turn-helix transcriptional regulator — MNEERRRELGQFLRGRRAGLIRADQGLPPIGRSRVLGLRREEVAAFAAVSVTWYTWLEQGRDINASRQVLESIGRVLRLSPAEQSYVLALGGHAAVPAADMAAIGAAPAHLQALLEAWDFPAFAVAPDWGIAGWNNAYACLYSRIAAIDPTERNLLWLIFTDPALREMLPDWEETSRHFVAEFRAEAGPRLGSDAHKALVARLSEASAEFARIWADRDVEGFASRQRVFVHPKVGELVFEHHRLVPSDAPGLHFVLYLPTPGTPTRERLAELAPETP, encoded by the coding sequence ATGAATGAAGAGCGACGGCGTGAGCTGGGCCAGTTTCTCCGCGGACGCCGCGCGGGGCTGATCCGGGCGGATCAGGGCCTGCCCCCCATCGGACGCAGCCGCGTCCTGGGGTTGCGGAGGGAGGAGGTCGCCGCCTTCGCGGCGGTGAGCGTCACCTGGTACACCTGGTTGGAGCAGGGGCGTGACATCAACGCCTCCCGTCAGGTGCTCGAGTCCATCGGGCGAGTGTTGCGCCTGAGCCCCGCCGAACAGTCCTATGTGCTGGCATTGGGCGGCCATGCGGCCGTCCCGGCGGCGGACATGGCCGCTATTGGTGCAGCTCCGGCGCACCTGCAGGCCCTGCTGGAGGCTTGGGACTTTCCGGCGTTTGCCGTGGCACCTGACTGGGGGATTGCCGGCTGGAACAACGCCTACGCCTGCCTATATTCGCGCATTGCAGCCATCGACCCCACGGAGCGGAACCTGCTGTGGCTGATTTTCACCGATCCGGCGCTACGCGAGATGCTGCCGGACTGGGAGGAGACTAGCCGGCATTTTGTGGCCGAGTTCCGGGCCGAGGCGGGCCCGCGACTCGGTTCGGACGCGCACAAGGCACTGGTGGCCAGACTGTCCGAAGCCAGCGCGGAGTTCGCCAGGATTTGGGCTGATCGCGATGTGGAGGGTTTTGCCTCCCGGCAGCGGGTATTTGTGCACCCGAAGGTGGGAGAGCTGGTTTTTGAACACCACAGACTGGTGCCCTCGGACGCCCCGGGGCTGCACTTTGTGCTCTACTTGCCCACGCCGGGCACGCCCACCAGGGAACGGCTGGCAGAACTGGCGCCGGAAACGCCCTGA
- a CDS encoding ABC transporter ATP-binding protein: protein MTEHQPPSQDPPANRGGPPAAVPRRNDGGAGAPPEPFTGLSATGLSRSFGAVHAVVRMDLHAPAGQVTALIGPNGSGKTTLLLMLASLLAPDTGSISVMGVDPVKNPAAARAKIGWMPDTLGVWEALTAREILSTLARFYHLPKAAIPGRVTELLERVKLTDLADQKARVLSRGQQQRLSLARALIHDPEVLLLDEPASGLDPGSRIALRGILRELAAEGKAIVVSSHVLAELDEIADGAVFVNKGQSVLTQSVAQAVGQSRKYSIAALDAADLASGLAALRVPYTEGVGRGPSVNVNVGSTLEASKLLRELITAGVAVHDFGPAAGALEETYMSMESEQP from the coding sequence ATGACCGAGCACCAACCACCCAGCCAGGACCCACCAGCGAACCGTGGCGGCCCGCCGGCGGCCGTGCCGCGGCGCAATGATGGTGGCGCCGGGGCTCCGCCGGAACCATTCACGGGGCTGTCCGCCACCGGGCTGTCTCGCAGCTTTGGTGCGGTGCACGCCGTCGTACGGATGGATTTACACGCACCAGCCGGCCAGGTCACAGCCCTCATTGGGCCCAATGGTTCCGGCAAGACCACGCTGCTATTGATGCTGGCCTCGTTGCTGGCCCCAGATACCGGCAGCATCAGTGTGATGGGCGTTGACCCGGTGAAAAATCCGGCCGCGGCCAGGGCAAAAATTGGCTGGATGCCAGACACCTTGGGTGTCTGGGAGGCGCTGACAGCCCGGGAAATTCTTTCGACTTTGGCCAGGTTCTATCATTTGCCGAAGGCCGCTATTCCGGGGCGCGTCACCGAGTTGCTGGAACGGGTGAAGCTGACCGATCTGGCCGACCAGAAGGCAAGGGTGCTCTCGCGTGGGCAGCAGCAACGACTCAGTTTGGCTCGGGCCCTCATTCACGATCCCGAGGTCCTGCTGCTGGATGAGCCAGCGTCCGGACTTGACCCGGGATCGCGGATTGCCTTGCGCGGCATCCTGCGTGAGCTTGCTGCAGAGGGTAAGGCCATTGTGGTGTCCTCGCACGTTCTGGCGGAGCTTGATGAGATCGCGGACGGCGCAGTGTTCGTTAACAAGGGGCAGAGCGTGTTGACGCAGTCTGTGGCGCAAGCCGTTGGCCAGAGCCGCAAGTACTCCATTGCTGCGTTGGATGCGGCAGATCTGGCTTCGGGCCTTGCCGCCTTGAGAGTGCCATATACGGAAGGTGTCGGCCGGGGCCCCTCCGTTAACGTCAACGTTGGTTCCACGCTCGAAGCAAGCAAACTCTTGCGTGAACTGATTACCGCCGGTGTGGCGGTGCACGACTTTGGCCCCGCCGCGGGCGCCTTGGAAGAGACCTATATGAGCATGGAGAGTGAACAGCCATGA
- the ilvD gene encoding dihydroxy-acid dehydratase has translation MPPLRSRTVTHGRNMAGARALMMASGVAQADIGKPIVAVANSFTEFVPGHTHLAPVGRIVSDAIHAAGAVAREFNTIAVDDGIAMGHGGMLYSLPSRDLIADSVEYMVNAHCADVLVCISNCDKITPGMLMAALRLNIPTVFVSGGPMEAGRVTMTDGSIRTLDLVNAISDAVDDSISDADIDLIEANACPTCGSCSGMFTANSMNCLTEAIGLSLPGNGSLLATHTARKELYERAGATAVEIAKRYYEDDDESVLPRSIASFEAFDNAMALDIAMGGSTNTILHLLAAAQEAGLKYDLDDIDAKSRVVPCLAKVAPNVAGDKTFYMEDVHRAGGIPALLGELNRGGLLHTNVNSVHSRDLTGWLDDWDIRGGKATEAAQALWTAAPGGQRSSTAFSQSAEWTSLDTDSAEGCLRDVEHSFSKDGGLAVLRGNIAPDGAVVKTAGVDESIWTFQGPAVVCESQDEAVEKILSKSVKAGDVVVIRYEGPRGGPGMQEMLYPTSFLKGLKLGKVCALITDGRFSGGTSGLSIGHVSPEAAAGGTIALVRNGDIIRIDIPNRSMELLVDPVELDERRELLESTTGYQPVGRQREVSAALKAYAAMATSADKGAIRKVPEDVVLMRAPRTAVTVS, from the coding sequence ATGCCTCCCTTACGTTCACGCACAGTCACCCACGGCCGCAACATGGCTGGCGCCCGCGCCCTCATGATGGCCTCCGGCGTTGCCCAGGCCGACATTGGAAAGCCGATCGTCGCCGTCGCCAATTCCTTCACCGAGTTCGTCCCGGGCCACACACACCTCGCCCCGGTTGGCCGCATTGTCTCCGACGCCATCCACGCCGCCGGTGCAGTGGCCCGCGAATTCAACACGATCGCCGTGGACGACGGCATCGCCATGGGCCACGGCGGCATGCTGTATTCGCTGCCCTCGCGCGACCTGATTGCCGATTCCGTCGAGTATATGGTCAACGCCCACTGCGCCGACGTGCTGGTGTGCATCTCGAACTGCGACAAGATCACCCCCGGCATGCTCATGGCCGCGCTGCGCCTGAACATCCCCACCGTCTTTGTTTCCGGCGGGCCCATGGAAGCTGGCCGCGTCACCATGACCGACGGTTCCATCCGCACACTGGATTTGGTCAACGCCATTTCCGACGCCGTCGATGATTCGATCTCCGACGCCGACATCGACCTGATCGAGGCGAACGCCTGCCCCACCTGCGGCTCCTGCTCCGGCATGTTCACGGCCAACTCGATGAACTGCCTGACCGAGGCTATCGGCCTGTCCCTGCCGGGTAACGGCTCACTGCTGGCAACGCACACCGCGCGCAAGGAGCTGTACGAGCGCGCCGGCGCCACCGCCGTGGAGATCGCCAAGCGCTACTACGAGGATGACGACGAATCGGTGCTGCCGCGCTCGATCGCCAGCTTTGAGGCGTTCGACAACGCCATGGCCTTGGACATCGCCATGGGCGGCTCCACGAACACCATCTTGCACCTGCTCGCCGCGGCACAAGAGGCCGGTCTGAAGTACGACCTGGACGACATTGACGCCAAGTCGCGCGTGGTGCCGTGCCTGGCCAAGGTGGCCCCGAACGTGGCCGGCGACAAGACGTTCTACATGGAGGATGTGCACCGTGCCGGCGGCATCCCCGCACTGCTGGGCGAGCTGAACCGCGGTGGGCTGCTGCACACCAACGTCAACTCGGTCCACTCCAGGGACCTCACCGGCTGGCTGGACGACTGGGATATCCGCGGCGGCAAGGCCACCGAGGCGGCGCAGGCCCTGTGGACTGCGGCCCCGGGCGGACAGCGTTCCTCCACCGCCTTCTCACAGTCGGCCGAGTGGACCTCGCTGGACACCGACTCCGCCGAAGGCTGCCTGCGCGACGTTGAACACTCCTTCTCCAAGGACGGCGGCCTTGCCGTGTTACGCGGCAACATCGCCCCCGACGGCGCCGTCGTGAAAACCGCCGGCGTGGACGAGTCCATTTGGACGTTCCAGGGCCCGGCCGTGGTCTGCGAATCCCAGGACGAGGCGGTGGAGAAGATCCTGTCCAAGAGCGTCAAGGCCGGCGACGTGGTGGTCATCCGTTACGAAGGCCCGCGCGGCGGCCCCGGCATGCAGGAAATGCTCTACCCCACGTCCTTCCTAAAGGGCCTGAAGCTGGGCAAGGTCTGCGCACTGATCACGGACGGGCGCTTCTCCGGAGGTACCTCAGGCCTGTCGATCGGACACGTCTCCCCCGAGGCAGCAGCCGGGGGCACCATCGCCCTGGTGCGGAACGGTGACATCATCCGCATCGACATCCCCAACCGTTCCATGGAACTTTTGGTGGACCCGGTGGAGCTGGATGAGCGGCGCGAGCTGCTCGAGTCCACCACCGGCTACCAGCCTGTGGGCCGCCAGCGCGAGGTCTCCGCCGCGTTGAAGGCCTACGCCGCCATGGCCACCAGCGCCGACAAGGGCGCCATCCGCAAGGTGCCCGAAGATGTGGTCCTGATGCGCGCCCCGCGGACCGCGGTGACCGTCTCCTAA
- a CDS encoding DNA polymerase III subunit gamma and tau has protein sequence MSAPTALYRRYRPDSFADVIGQEHVTAPLMAALDKNRVNHAYLFSGPRGCGKTTSARILARCLNCAKGPTSHPCGSCDSCVELARGGPGSLDVIEIDAASHGGVDDARDLRERATFAPIRDRYKIFIIDEAHMVTSAGFNALLKIVEEPPEHIKFIFATTEPDKVIGTIRSRTHHYPFRLVPPEPLMAYLAQLCTMENVPVAPGVLSLVIRAGGGSVRDSLSVLDQLMAGAGAAGLDYELAVDLLGYTHASLLDDVVEALAAADSATVFKSVDRVIQTGHDPRRFVEDLLERFRDLIIVHAMPESAHAILRGTPDELIARMQTQAAQLGAAELSRAADVTNSAFNEMTGATSPRLHLELLGARLLLPGADASARGLAARLDAMERRLNYGVTSAALTQAPTSTAMPVAPAPTAASPTSFPTSAAPVAQGGGLAAVRAQLAKAKETAGAQVASRHLEEAGPVPTWDDLPTVAPVPSAATELDPPAQPSTAEQSNAEQSNAEQATAEQAPQAQREQPSQPPASAPQAPAPAPAPAPAPQSQTPQAGAGSSGIEVIRRAWPEILGNLSNIRKVSWAMVNQNVVPRAFDGQALRVALPTTALIQAFENGGHADNLRQAIHATLGISCQLDPITGDAPSTGTSAEPNPKGLADSRPPSPGPGHPAGVPSIGEPAKAQGFIGPEGTPAPATVPVVAAPNAALVVAVPSPVREPTADDAISSPVASEAAARRTIPASEWSGPIPEEPSWDEEPPHDDWVPEPELRHAPAAPDATQVAIQTPEAVPEAAPYRPMVSPISAWTTGWDIPVEPAAQSAPVAAETATPRRSQLLAQQAQQSGSGQESTQDAPQDWGVSLGGASRNRVADPGWGAPSNAPDWAQPADSPSGHSSQAPAVEAPSPAPLPEIVPVVTSGTTTSAPKQKAEPAVSVEPASSIDTAQPATPGDGDGGAKMSMYQRLSNSPEAQAGRVQAPLRAADTPYVQDVPSPDDVTIEESGVVGQAAVERILGGALIEERPLNGSN, from the coding sequence GTGAGCGCACCAACAGCCCTTTATCGCCGATACCGCCCCGATTCGTTTGCGGACGTGATCGGCCAGGAGCATGTCACCGCCCCCTTGATGGCAGCCCTGGATAAGAACCGAGTCAACCACGCCTATCTTTTTTCCGGCCCCCGCGGCTGCGGTAAGACCACCTCGGCACGCATTTTAGCCCGCTGCCTGAACTGCGCCAAAGGCCCCACTTCCCATCCTTGTGGAAGCTGCGACAGCTGCGTTGAGCTCGCCCGCGGCGGCCCCGGCTCACTGGATGTCATTGAGATTGACGCTGCCAGCCATGGCGGTGTTGACGATGCGCGCGATCTGCGCGAACGCGCCACTTTTGCCCCCATCAGGGACCGCTACAAAATCTTCATTATCGACGAGGCCCACATGGTCACGTCCGCCGGCTTCAATGCGCTGCTGAAAATTGTTGAGGAGCCGCCGGAGCATATCAAGTTCATCTTTGCCACCACGGAGCCTGACAAGGTCATTGGCACCATCCGTTCGCGCACCCACCACTACCCTTTCCGTCTGGTGCCGCCCGAACCACTCATGGCTTATTTGGCACAGTTGTGCACAATGGAGAATGTGCCGGTCGCTCCCGGCGTCCTTTCCCTGGTGATCCGCGCTGGCGGTGGCTCGGTTCGTGACTCGCTGTCGGTCTTGGACCAGCTCATGGCCGGAGCCGGTGCTGCGGGCCTGGACTACGAACTTGCAGTAGACCTTCTTGGCTACACGCACGCCTCACTGCTCGACGACGTCGTGGAGGCCCTGGCCGCGGCCGACTCCGCCACGGTCTTCAAGTCAGTGGACCGGGTCATCCAGACAGGACATGACCCCCGGCGCTTTGTCGAAGACCTGCTGGAACGTTTCCGAGACCTCATCATTGTCCACGCCATGCCGGAAAGCGCACACGCCATTTTGCGCGGGACCCCAGATGAACTCATCGCCCGCATGCAGACGCAGGCAGCCCAGCTCGGCGCCGCCGAACTTTCGCGCGCGGCAGATGTCACCAACTCTGCGTTCAACGAGATGACAGGGGCCACTTCCCCTCGGCTGCACCTGGAACTATTGGGCGCACGCCTGTTGCTGCCCGGTGCCGACGCCTCAGCCCGGGGCCTGGCCGCGCGGCTCGATGCCATGGAGCGTCGCCTGAACTACGGCGTCACTTCCGCTGCTCTGACGCAAGCACCTACGTCTACTGCAATGCCCGTGGCGCCAGCACCGACCGCCGCGAGTCCGACGTCGTTCCCCACCAGCGCTGCCCCCGTTGCCCAGGGTGGTGGGCTGGCGGCAGTGCGCGCCCAGCTGGCCAAGGCCAAGGAAACAGCGGGAGCGCAAGTGGCCAGCCGCCACCTGGAGGAAGCGGGCCCCGTCCCCACGTGGGACGATCTGCCCACAGTTGCGCCCGTGCCATCTGCGGCAACCGAGTTGGACCCGCCCGCCCAGCCGTCCACGGCCGAACAGTCCAACGCCGAACAGTCCAACGCTGAACAGGCCACCGCCGAACAGGCACCGCAAGCCCAGCGAGAGCAACCCTCACAGCCCCCTGCATCAGCACCTCAGGCTCCGGCACCAGCACCAGCACCAGCACCAGCACCACAGTCTCAAACGCCGCAGGCAGGCGCCGGTTCCTCAGGGATCGAAGTGATTCGCCGCGCATGGCCTGAAATTCTTGGCAACTTGAGCAACATCCGCAAGGTGTCATGGGCCATGGTGAACCAAAATGTGGTGCCCCGCGCATTCGACGGCCAGGCCCTGCGCGTTGCCCTGCCCACCACTGCACTTATCCAGGCTTTTGAAAATGGCGGCCATGCGGACAACCTTCGCCAGGCCATCCACGCAACTTTGGGCATCAGCTGCCAGCTTGACCCGATTACCGGCGACGCACCGTCAACCGGAACGAGCGCTGAGCCAAACCCAAAAGGACTGGCTGACTCCCGCCCACCCAGTCCTGGGCCGGGCCATCCCGCAGGAGTGCCATCCATAGGAGAGCCGGCCAAAGCCCAGGGGTTCATCGGTCCTGAAGGCACTCCAGCTCCAGCCACCGTTCCAGTGGTAGCGGCTCCAAATGCAGCTCTAGTGGTAGCGGTTCCTTCCCCTGTTAGGGAACCCACGGCCGACGATGCCATCAGTTCACCTGTCGCCTCCGAAGCAGCCGCCCGCCGCACCATCCCGGCGTCGGAGTGGTCCGGCCCCATCCCGGAAGAACCGTCCTGGGATGAGGAACCTCCCCACGACGACTGGGTACCCGAACCAGAACTGCGGCACGCCCCGGCGGCTCCCGACGCTACGCAGGTAGCGATCCAAACCCCCGAAGCTGTGCCGGAAGCTGCCCCGTACCGGCCCATGGTATCCCCCATTTCAGCGTGGACCACGGGGTGGGACATTCCGGTGGAACCCGCAGCCCAAAGCGCGCCGGTTGCCGCTGAAACGGCCACCCCGCGACGTAGCCAACTCTTGGCCCAGCAAGCCCAGCAGTCCGGAAGCGGGCAGGAAAGCACCCAGGACGCACCGCAGGACTGGGGCGTCTCCTTGGGAGGTGCCTCACGCAACCGTGTGGCAGATCCGGGTTGGGGGGCTCCCTCCAACGCGCCGGATTGGGCCCAGCCGGCAGATTCGCCCTCGGGGCACTCCAGCCAGGCTCCGGCCGTTGAAGCCCCCAGCCCTGCGCCACTGCCGGAGATAGTGCCAGTGGTCACCAGCGGAACCACGACTAGTGCGCCCAAGCAAAAAGCGGAGCCAGCGGTGTCGGTTGAACCGGCGTCGAGCATTGACACCGCCCAGCCGGCAACCCCCGGTGACGGTGACGGTGGCGCGAAAATGAGCATGTACCAGCGCCTGTCCAACAGCCCCGAAGCCCAGGCCGGACGGGTGCAGGCGCCGTTGAGGGCCGCCGACACCCCTTATGTACAGGACGTCCCGAGCCCCGACGATGTCACCATCGAGGAATCCGGTGTGGTGGGTCAAGCCGCCGTGGAGCGCATTTTGGGCGGGGCCCTGATCGAGGAACGCCCGCTCAACGGCAGCAACTAA
- a CDS encoding type II toxin-antitoxin system VapB family antitoxin — translation MIFKAVGDKRPYPDHGHVTPKDWAAVAPRQVRLAELVTTKAQLDLEALLAEDSTFFGDLFPHVVQWRGTLYLEDGLHRAVRTALHQRTILHARVLVIDD, via the coding sequence GTGATCTTCAAAGCAGTCGGCGACAAGCGACCCTACCCGGACCATGGCCACGTGACGCCCAAGGACTGGGCTGCCGTTGCACCACGTCAAGTGCGTCTGGCGGAACTGGTGACCACCAAGGCGCAGCTGGATCTAGAGGCCTTGCTGGCGGAGGACTCCACCTTTTTTGGCGACTTGTTTCCACACGTTGTCCAGTGGCGCGGGACGCTGTACCTGGAAGACGGCCTGCACCGGGCGGTGCGTACCGCCTTGCACCAGCGCACCATCCTCCACGCCCGTGTGTTGGTGATAGATGACTGA
- a CDS encoding ABC transporter permease, protein MTALANNPAPPSGPRPGVQGRFSRYVDGIRAVVGMELRQRLRSRGWYIMLAIWFGLIWLVTALTWMSWKAQEQSRLSWEPGFVGTGPGTLIFEIVMAFVLLFGLLVAPAFSANAISGDRSAGTLAIMQVTLLRSGQLLWGKFIASWIVALAFLAASAPALIYGIAQGGLGAGYILVALLMLGIELGVACALGVGISAVVNRPLFSIVVTYLVVAVLTFGTLIAFGLGASVSNGTVQANQVHYKTTGVGGDPGDYPVPPAKDITDENAEYACYGPLQSRPVTRTEPVAWLLAMNPFMVVADSIPYPDRKTQERTYSSTGLFETISQAARQAQAGPDATYQCAGGKVAPSQIEQNLPLWPLGLGLQLLVSAGILALGWRDLRTPAGKLPKGTRVA, encoded by the coding sequence ATGACCGCACTGGCGAACAATCCCGCACCGCCTTCCGGGCCGCGACCTGGCGTGCAAGGTAGATTTAGTCGCTACGTTGACGGTATCCGCGCAGTGGTTGGAATGGAGCTGCGCCAGCGGCTGCGCTCCCGAGGCTGGTACATCATGCTGGCCATCTGGTTTGGGCTCATCTGGTTGGTCACGGCTCTGACCTGGATGAGCTGGAAGGCGCAGGAACAGTCCCGCCTGTCGTGGGAACCCGGGTTTGTGGGCACTGGCCCGGGAACGCTGATTTTTGAGATAGTCATGGCCTTTGTGCTGCTGTTTGGTCTACTGGTGGCCCCCGCCTTCTCAGCCAACGCCATCAGCGGGGACCGCTCTGCCGGGACCCTGGCCATCATGCAGGTGACACTGCTGCGCTCCGGTCAACTCCTCTGGGGCAAGTTCATCGCCTCCTGGATTGTCGCCCTGGCCTTCCTTGCGGCGAGTGCACCGGCCCTGATTTACGGGATCGCCCAGGGCGGTTTGGGTGCGGGCTACATCCTGGTTGCCTTGCTCATGCTGGGCATTGAATTGGGGGTGGCTTGTGCCCTGGGAGTGGGTATTTCTGCGGTCGTCAACCGGCCACTGTTCTCCATTGTGGTCACCTATCTAGTGGTTGCAGTGTTGACTTTTGGCACGCTGATCGCTTTTGGCCTGGGGGCCTCGGTCAGCAACGGCACTGTGCAGGCCAACCAGGTCCACTACAAGACTACGGGCGTGGGTGGGGATCCCGGGGACTACCCGGTCCCACCCGCCAAGGACATTACGGACGAAAACGCCGAGTACGCCTGCTACGGCCCGCTGCAAAGCAGGCCGGTGACGCGTACTGAACCGGTGGCATGGCTGCTGGCTATGAATCCCTTTATGGTGGTTGCAGATTCCATTCCCTACCCGGACAGGAAAACCCAGGAACGGACCTACTCCTCGACGGGCCTATTTGAGACCATCAGCCAGGCCGCCCGCCAAGCGCAGGCTGGCCCCGACGCAACGTACCAGTGCGCCGGGGGCAAGGTTGCGCCGTCGCAGATTGAGCAAAATCTGCCGCTCTGGCCGCTCGGGCTGGGACTACAACTGCTGGTGTCGGCCGGAATCCTGGCCCTAGGCTGGCGGGACCTGCGCACACCGGCCGGAAAATTACCCAAGGGAACTCGCGTGGCGTAG
- a CDS encoding LytR C-terminal domain-containing protein, whose amino-acid sequence MTEGPQDDDVLLTARQARKAEREAVRQAKDLAYEERLARKRSKDGQFWHGRHIIDADGLAEAFPEPETPEYAPGTVRRRITHGVTLVLLLAAVVAAVVLVGMVQRGELELKFAFSKPTAPALTCPALTLDYPANTTVSVNVLNAGSSEGMAGAVAAELGKRGFQVLSVENGQTEQRAPAVVVSGSAGYAGAFNLQRNVVGAEYVQDDRTDASVDFVVTGEYKGLIDSEKVDQTPGVLSCPRMSPPPVDPSTVPPAPDGPAVSPAN is encoded by the coding sequence ATGACTGAGGGGCCTCAGGACGACGACGTCCTGCTCACCGCCCGCCAAGCACGTAAGGCTGAGCGTGAGGCCGTTCGCCAGGCCAAGGACCTCGCCTATGAGGAGCGTCTGGCCCGCAAGAGATCCAAGGACGGGCAGTTTTGGCACGGGCGTCACATCATTGATGCCGATGGGTTGGCGGAGGCCTTTCCGGAACCGGAAACCCCCGAATATGCCCCTGGAACCGTGCGCCGGCGCATCACGCACGGGGTCACCCTGGTGCTATTGTTGGCCGCCGTAGTGGCCGCAGTGGTGCTTGTGGGGATGGTTCAGCGAGGCGAACTGGAGCTAAAATTTGCCTTTTCCAAGCCCACGGCCCCAGCACTCACCTGCCCGGCACTCACCCTCGACTACCCTGCAAATACCACCGTGAGCGTCAATGTTTTGAACGCCGGTAGCTCTGAGGGGATGGCCGGGGCGGTTGCCGCTGAACTTGGGAAACGTGGTTTTCAGGTCCTGTCCGTAGAAAATGGGCAGACCGAGCAGCGGGCCCCCGCGGTGGTGGTGTCGGGTTCGGCCGGGTACGCAGGCGCCTTCAACCTCCAGCGCAACGTTGTCGGGGCGGAATATGTTCAGGATGACCGCACGGACGCAAGCGTCGATTTCGTCGTGACCGGGGAATACAAGGGGCTGATAGATTCAGAGAAGGTTGATCAGACGCCCGGAGTCCTCTCCTGCCCGAGGATGAGCCCGCCACCGGTGGACCCGTCAACGGTGCCGCCCGCCCCGGACGGCCCAGCGGTTTCCCCGGCAAACTAG
- a CDS encoding glutathione peroxidase, protein MTTQTLNIVPIALNDGTTSTLAALANKAVLVVNVASECGFTPQYEALEALYENYRGRGLEILGMPCNQFGGQEPGTNEEIGEFCRKNFGVTFPLAAKADVNGDSAHPLFRALTNQGEEPVKWNFEKFLVKADGTLLARFPSAVAPDAPELLAAVELALA, encoded by the coding sequence GTGACTACTCAGACTCTTAACATCGTTCCCATTGCCCTCAATGACGGCACCACCTCCACGCTTGCAGCTCTGGCCAACAAGGCCGTGCTGGTGGTCAACGTCGCCTCGGAGTGTGGCTTCACCCCGCAGTACGAAGCCCTCGAGGCGCTCTATGAAAACTACCGCGGACGCGGACTGGAAATCCTGGGGATGCCCTGCAACCAGTTTGGCGGGCAAGAGCCCGGAACAAACGAGGAGATCGGTGAATTTTGCCGCAAGAACTTTGGTGTCACCTTCCCCCTGGCAGCGAAGGCGGACGTCAACGGGGACAGCGCACACCCGCTGTTCAGAGCCCTGACAAACCAAGGGGAGGAGCCGGTTAAATGGAACTTTGAGAAATTCCTCGTCAAGGCCGACGGTACCTTGCTAGCCCGCTTCCCCTCAGCTGTTGCACCCGATGCCCCTGAACTGCTGGCGGCCGTTGAATTAGCTCTGGCTTGA
- the recR gene encoding recombination mediator RecR — MYEGAVQELIDELGRLPGIGPKSAQRLAFHILEADTEDMQRLVRAIITVKERVKFCTVCGNVTEMELCNICRDDRRDPTVICVVEESKDVLAVERTRAFRGRYHVLGGAINPIAGIGPDQLRIRELLTRLNDSQIQEIIIATDPNLEGEATATYLSRMLKTIGITVTRLASGLPVGGDLEYADEVTLGRAFEGRRNALT, encoded by the coding sequence GTGTACGAGGGAGCAGTTCAGGAGCTCATTGACGAGCTGGGACGCCTGCCGGGAATCGGTCCCAAGTCCGCCCAGCGGCTCGCCTTCCACATTCTGGAAGCCGACACCGAGGACATGCAGCGGCTGGTTCGCGCCATCATCACGGTGAAGGAACGTGTGAAGTTCTGCACGGTCTGCGGCAACGTCACCGAGATGGAACTGTGCAACATCTGCCGCGACGACCGCCGCGACCCCACGGTCATTTGCGTCGTCGAGGAGTCCAAGGACGTGCTGGCTGTGGAACGCACCCGCGCCTTCCGGGGCCGATACCACGTGCTGGGAGGAGCCATCAACCCGATCGCCGGGATCGGCCCGGACCAGCTGCGCATCCGCGAACTACTCACCCGCTTGAACGACAGTCAAATCCAGGAGATCATTATCGCCACAGACCCCAACCTCGAGGGCGAGGCGACAGCCACCTACCTGTCCCGGATGCTGAAAACCATTGGCATAACTGTGACCCGTCTGGCTTCCGGCCTGCCGGTCGGAGGCGACTTGGAATACGCCGACGAGGTCACCCTGGGTCGCGCCTTTGAGGGCCGCCGCAACGCCCTGACGTAA